The sequence TCTCGGATTCAATCGGATTGAAATGGCCCGGGAATCATACGGTGTGACGTGTCGCGACCTGAATGCCTCACGGCCAGGCCGCTGACTCGTCGCGAGCGTCAGTGGGTGGGAGCGTCGCTGCTGGCCACGACACCGCTGATCAGGTTCTCCTGCATCAGTCGATCGTGGAGGGTGACACGACGGAGGGCAACCTCCTCCAGGAATCGACGCGTGGCCATCGCGTGGGATCGCGCCAGTCGAACGCCGTCGTCGACACTCACGGCCTGAAAGCGCAGTCGGTCCAACGGCTGGAGCTGCGACACGCCGTCGATGTCCGACGAAATGATCGTCGCGATCTTGGGGTAGCCCCCCATGGTCTGGTGGTCGGCCAACAGGATGGAGGCGACGCCATCTCCCCCGACCTGGATCGAGCCCCGCACGACAGGTTCGGACGGGATGGACAAGGCATCCTTCAGCACCAGCGCCGGCCCCGCCAGCCGCATCCCCATGCGATCGTAGGCTGACGTCACGGCAAAGCTCTCCTGCAGGAGCGCAGCAGACGCCTCGGGCCCGAACTGCGCCGACTGCGGCCCGAGTACGACGCGAATGGTCGACCGCGCGCGCGCGAAGTCCGGTACCGGGAGATCGCCCTGCTTCTCTTCATATACGGTGGCGTCGCGCACCACGACCTCCGCGCCACTGGCCAGCATGCCGCCGCCGAGGCCCGACGTCGAGTGCGTCGCGGTGTGCCCTGCCCAGTGATTGCAGTGCAGCTCGCCCGCAAACGCGAGGTAGGCCCAACTCCCCCACCGGCCGGGATGTACGGAGAGCACGTCTCCCGCACGAAGGGTTCGAACGCCCCAGGGGGCGGCCACAACGCCGGAATGCAGAACGTGAAAGTCGCCCCCCGCGATGCAGCACGTCACCTCGCCCGACTCGCAGGCGAGTTCGAGCCCCCCCATGGAGATCTCGATTGCCGTCGCGCCCTGCGGCCGCCCGAGGGCCGCGTGGGCCGCCGCATGGGCGAGCCGGTCCATGGGGCCCGAGGCCGGGACCCCGAACCGCATCATGCCGAATCGGCCGCCGTCCTGATACGACACGAGCGGTCCGCACGACCGCACCGTCAGGCGCGCCTCACGCATGGCGCTCCGTCTGTTCGCGCTCCGTGAGATCGCGCTCGCGCTCGGCTTGCTCGCGCTCGGTCGCCTTGCGTGCCTCGTACAGTGCCCGGTCGATCCGTACAAAGCGCACCGTGTCGCCCACCGCGAAGAGGAAGGGGACGCGCTCATTCGGGGTGAGGATCCGGGTCGGCGAGCGGCCGATGATGGACCACCCGGTGGGCATGGTGAGCGTGCTGACCAGGCACTGCGGCCCGGCAATGAGCACGCTGCCAGCTGCAATGCCGCGCACCGCCGCGGGCTTCCGAGGCACCTGAATCGCCCGCGGCACCCCTGACAGGTACGCGTATCCCGGCGCAAAGCCGTACATGCGCACCACGTACTGCGCCTGCCGGTGGTTGTTGACCACGTCGTCGATGGACAGGCCGACCGCTCGTGCCACCGCGGCAAGATCGGGGGCGAAGTCCTCGTCGTAGCAGACCTCGACCTCGCGGAGCTGTCCCGGCGCCTGGCCACGCGATGAGGTGCGCAGCAGGCGCTCCACATGCGCCCGCACCTGCTCATGGTCGGTGACTACGGGATCGAAGTCGATCAACAAATTGACCAATGCCGGGACGCACTCGGCCATCCCGGGCGGGGGTGAATCGGCCAGGGCCCGGTCGAGGCCCAACACGGCGGCGCTCGTGTCGTCGGCGATCGCGTCGCCAAACGATACCAGCAGTGCGTGGTCTGCCACCGGCGTGAAGCGGGGCCACGCGTCGCCGGCCGTCGAGCGCTCGTTCATCAGACCGCGCTCAGGAACGCCGAGACGGTGACACCTTCCGCTTCGAGCCGAGCCCGGATCTGGCGCGCCATCTCGGTGGCATCGGGGCTGTCGCCGTGGACGCAGATCGAGTCGGCCGCCAAGGCGATGGGGTCGGCGCCCATCACCGGCATCCGTCCGCTCTTGAGGTAGCCGATGAGGCGATCGGTGGCGTCCTTGGCGTCGTGGAGCACCGCGCCGGCGACGCTGCGCGGCACGAGCTGCCCGTTAGGCAGGTAGGCGCGATCGGCAAAGATCTCGGAGAAGACCGTCACGCCGCCCGCGCGAGCGGCGTGTTCGAGTGCCGTCCCCGAGATGGCCAGGATGGCGAGCGTTGGGTCCATGGCCTGCACCGCCGACACGATGG comes from Gemmatimonadota bacterium and encodes:
- a CDS encoding allophanate hydrolase subunit 1; translated protein: MNERSTAGDAWPRFTPVADHALLVSFGDAIADDTSAAVLGLDRALADSPPPGMAECVPALVNLLIDFDPVVTDHEQVRAHVERLLRTSSRGQAPGQLREVEVCYDEDFAPDLAAVARAVGLSIDDVVNNHRQAQYVVRMYGFAPGYAYLSGVPRAIQVPRKPAAVRGIAAGSVLIAGPQCLVSTLTMPTGWSIIGRSPTRILTPNERVPFLFAVGDTVRFVRIDRALYEARKATEREQAERERDLTEREQTERHA
- a CDS encoding LamB/YcsF family protein — its product is MRIDLNSDLGEGYGPWIMGHDAEILDCVTSANIACGGHASDPETMFKTLRLAADRGVIVGAHPGYADREGFGRRVIPMQPAEIGRMVVAQTGALVAVARLAGTQVRYVKPHGALGNLAAADATVATAIVSAVQAMDPTLAILAISGTALEHAARAGGVTVFSEIFADRAYLPNGQLVPRSVAGAVLHDAKDATDRLIGYLKSGRMPVMGADPIALAADSICVHGDSPDATEMARQIRARLEAEGVTVSAFLSAV
- a CDS encoding allophanate hydrolase gives rise to the protein MREARLTVRSCGPLVSYQDGGRFGMMRFGVPASGPMDRLAHAAAHAALGRPQGATAIEISMGGLELACESGEVTCCIAGGDFHVLHSGVVAAPWGVRTLRAGDVLSVHPGRWGSWAYLAFAGELHCNHWAGHTATHSTSGLGGGMLASGAEVVVRDATVYEEKQGDLPVPDFARARSTIRVVLGPQSAQFGPEASAALLQESFAVTSAYDRMGMRLAGPALVLKDALSIPSEPVVRGSIQVGGDGVASILLADHQTMGGYPKIATIISSDIDGVSQLQPLDRLRFQAVSVDDGVRLARSHAMATRRFLEEVALRRVTLHDRLMQENLISGVVASSDAPTH